The following is a genomic window from Rhodobium gokarnense.
CCGCGCCGGGCCTTAGCTGCGTATCGGGCGTTGCCGGATCGATCGCATGGAGGTCCACCGGCGCCGAGCGGCCACGCAACAGGCGGCTTCCGGCGAACGTCGCGCCCGGGGCGATCGAGAGCGCGGCGAGGGTGTCGGCGCTGGCCAGGATCGCGACCTCGGCACCCGGCGCTAGCACCCTTCCTTCCGCCTCGATGCGCTGGCAGACATTCACGTTATCGCCGACGATTGTGTAGTTGACCCGGTCATAGGTGCCGATATTGCCGACGATCACCGGGCCGGTGTGGATGCCGATCCTCAGCCTCAGCACCGGATCGCCGCGGGCCGCTGCGGCCGCATTCTCCGCCCGCACGGCGCGGCCGATGGCGATCGCTGTCCTGACCGCCGCATCGGCGTGGCTTTCGAGCCGGTCGGGCGCGCCCCAGAAGGCGAGCATGCCGTCGCCGAGGAACTTGTCGACCGTGCCGCCTTCCGCCTCCACGCAGGCAACGAGGATTTCGAAGTGACGGTTGAGGAGCGCCGCGGTCTCCTGGACGCTTAGCGATTCCGACAGGGTGGTGAAGCCGACGATGTCCGAGAACATGATCGTCAGCGTCGCCTCGCGCGAGCGGGTCGTCTCGGCCATGCCGCTCTTCACCAGCTTGGCGACCAGCGAGCGCGGCACGTAGACGGTGAAGGCGCGAAGGCCCTCCAGCATCCTGTTGAAGGCGCTGGCCGTGGTATCGATCTCGCGGATGCGGCTCGGCGGCAGGTCGTCGACATCCTCGATATCGAGATTGGCGATGCGCGAGGCCTGCAGCGACACCCGGGCGAGCGGGCGGGCGAGGCGCCGGGCGAGCCAGAACGACAGCAGCACGGCGGCGACAAGGGACGCGAGCCCGATCATCGCGCTGCCCCACAGGCGCCGGATCTCGCTGGAGATGTCGCTGCCGGAAAGATACATCCCGATGGTCCAGTCCTGCGGACCGAAACCGGCAAGCTGCGAGGTCAGGATGATGTCCGGCGGACCGTCCCGCGCCTCCCCGTTCTCATCCGCCCCGTCGAACTCGGCAATGGTGATGCCGGCCTTCTGGGTCTTCGGGAAGCCGTCGATCTTCTCCCAGCGGCCGCGGGCGGCGAGCACCCCGTCACCGGCTTTTGCCGGATCGACGGTCGGGTGTTCGTAGGAGCGGAAGGACCCGAGCTTGAGGGTCGCCGCGTCGGAATGGGCGATCAGCCGACCGTCGCCGTCGAGGATGAAAGCGGTGGCGCCGGCGACGGCCAGTTCGCGGG
Proteins encoded in this region:
- a CDS encoding adenylate/guanylate cyclase domain-containing protein, whose translation is MAVLLSVAFGGLVAVTLAAGLTVAVLSNYRNTVSLLDDKAMLLMHAFEDGLRRHLEPSRQSVTRLARLYRDSDLTIGGASMQSILMGALIGRPGVDVILVYGPDLNWSGVVRHTDGTIQRINEQAPLSEKVITKLRSIKADDGTRWTELLYIPSAETVYTSIAAPLERGGRIDGYLVAAISTKRLSELTRELAVAGATAFILDGDGRLIAHSDAATLKLGSFRSYEHPTVDPAKAGDGVLAARGRWEKIDGFPKTQKAGITIAEFDGADENGEARDGPPDIILTSQLAGFGPQDWTIGMYLSGSDISSEIRRLWGSAMIGLASLVAAVLLSFWLARRLARPLARVSLQASRIANLDIEDVDDLPPSRIREIDTTASAFNRMLEGLRAFTVYVPRSLVAKLVKSGMAETTRSREATLTIMFSDIVGFTTLSESLSVQETAALLNRHFEILVACVEAEGGTVDKFLGDGMLAFWGAPDRLESHADAAVRTAIAIGRAVRAENAAAAARGDPVLRLRIGIHTGPVIVGNIGTYDRVNYTIVGDNVNVCQRIEAEGRVLAPGAEVAILASADTLAALSIAPGATFAGSRLLRGRSAPVDLHAIDPATPDTQLRPGAAADHSPGSPAETKSGEAIDLAADRS